Proteins found in one Desulforamulus hydrothermalis Lam5 = DSM 18033 genomic segment:
- the cas2 gene encoding CRISPR-associated endonuclease Cas2, translating into MFVILVYDVNQKRVAKVLKKCRQYLNWVQNSVLEGEITEANYKKLKMEIERIIRQDEDSVIFYSLRTTKYSSREILGLKKCGDENII; encoded by the coding sequence CTGTTTGTAATCCTTGTGTACGATGTAAATCAGAAAAGAGTGGCAAAGGTTCTAAAAAAATGCCGCCAGTATCTTAATTGGGTTCAGAACTCAGTTCTAGAGGGCGAGATTACAGAGGCTAATTATAAAAAATTAAAAATGGAGATTGAACGTATAATACGGCAAGATGAGGATTCGGTAATTTTTTATTCCCTGCGTACAACAAAATATTCATCCAGGGAAATACTGGGATTGAAAAAATGTGGAGATGAAAATATAATTTAA
- the cas1b gene encoding type I-B CRISPR-associated endonuclease Cas1b has translation MKKTLYIFSNGELHRKDNTLYFETENGRRFIPVEDTGEIMIFGEVQFNKKFLEFLSQKEIILHYFSHHGYYMGTFYPREHLNSGYMILRQTEHYLNKQMRLTIAREFVRGAGKNICQVLKYYHRRDKNVGEPLNAVEKLITTLDDCGDTSALMAIEGNIRDHYYRAFDAIIGDTDFAFQERTRRPPKNYLNTLISFGNSLMYSICLSEIYKTHLDPRIGYLHATNFRRFTLNLDISEIFKPIIIDRLIFSLLGKKMVTKNDFDRGTEGISLKEKAKKCFVEELDNKLKTTINHREIGHSVSYRRLIRLELYKLEKHLMGEKSYTPFIARW, from the coding sequence GTGAAAAAGACCCTATACATTTTTTCTAATGGTGAGCTGCATAGAAAAGACAATACCTTGTACTTCGAAACGGAAAACGGGCGGCGGTTTATTCCCGTTGAAGATACAGGGGAAATTATGATATTTGGGGAAGTTCAATTTAATAAAAAGTTTCTAGAGTTTCTCTCCCAGAAAGAAATTATCCTGCACTACTTTAGTCACCACGGTTACTATATGGGTACTTTCTATCCCAGGGAACATTTAAACTCCGGGTACATGATACTGCGTCAGACGGAACATTACCTTAATAAACAGATGCGTTTGACTATTGCCAGGGAATTTGTCCGCGGGGCAGGGAAAAATATTTGCCAGGTCCTCAAATACTATCATCGCCGTGACAAAAATGTGGGGGAACCGCTAAATGCCGTGGAGAAACTTATTACCACATTAGATGACTGCGGTGACACTTCTGCATTAATGGCCATCGAGGGAAATATACGGGACCATTACTATCGTGCATTTGATGCCATCATTGGTGACACGGATTTTGCTTTCCAAGAACGGACCCGCCGACCTCCTAAAAACTACTTAAATACACTGATCAGCTTTGGCAATTCCTTAATGTACTCTATCTGTTTGAGTGAGATTTACAAAACACACCTGGACCCTCGGATAGGTTATTTGCACGCCACCAATTTCCGGCGTTTCACTTTAAATCTCGATATATCGGAAATTTTTAAGCCAATCATTATTGATCGTCTTATTTTCTCACTGTTAGGGAAGAAGATGGTGACAAAGAATGATTTTGACCGTGGCACCGAAGGCATCTCACTTAAAGAAAAGGCTAAAAAGTGTTTCGTAGAGGAATTAGATAATAAACTGAAAACAACCATTAATCACAGAGAAATTGGCCATTCGGTATCATACCGACGACTAATTCGCTTGGAACTTTATAAGCTGGAAAAACACTTGATGGGAGAAAAGTCTTATACTCCCTTTATCGCCCGTTGGTGA
- the cas4 gene encoding CRISPR-associated protein Cas4, with protein MSERGLDVSGTLVWYYYICPREVWLISHQINPDQDNDNVSLGRYIGENTYLREKKEISVGNSKIDVFHTEDGKMVIGEVKKSSKYKESARMQLAFYLSELKKRGIIARGELRFPKEKVREEVILDERTEQGLDKVRREILRIVYMEKPPQPVKIQFC; from the coding sequence GTGTCAGAAAGGGGTCTTGATGTAAGCGGCACGCTGGTTTGGTACTACTATATCTGCCCGCGCGAGGTATGGCTCATCAGTCATCAAATCAACCCCGACCAGGATAACGACAATGTGTCTCTGGGGCGGTATATAGGAGAAAACACTTATTTACGGGAGAAAAAGGAAATCAGTGTCGGTAATAGTAAAATTGATGTTTTTCACACTGAAGACGGAAAAATGGTAATAGGCGAAGTAAAGAAGAGCTCCAAATATAAGGAAAGCGCTCGAATGCAACTAGCCTTTTATTTAAGTGAGCTGAAAAAAAGGGGCATTATAGCGCGCGGCGAACTAAGATTTCCCAAGGAGAAAGTCAGGGAAGAAGTCATTTTAGATGAACGAACTGAGCAGGGACTAGATAAAGTGCGGCGTGAAATTCTGCGTATTGTTTACATGGAGAAACCGCCGCAACCCGTGAAAATACAATTTTGTTAA